The sequence below is a genomic window from Mycobacterium spongiae.
CGAAGGCCGTCATCCCCCACGCGGCGTCGCTGCATCAGGCTTGCGCCCATTGTGCAATATTCCCCACTGCTGCCTCCCGTAGGAGTCTGGGCCGTATCTCAGTCCCAGTGTGGCCGGACACCCTCTCAGGCCGGCTACCCGTCGTCGCCTTGGTAGGCCGTCACCCCACCAACAAGCTGATAGGCCGCGGGCTCATCCCACACCGCTGAATCGCTTTCCACCACAGGACATGCGTCCCGAGGTCATATTCGGTATTAGACCCGGTTTCCCAGGCTTATCCCGAAGTGCAGGGCAGATCACCCACGTGTTACTCACCCGTTCGCCACTCGAGTATCTCCGAAGAGACCTTTCCGTTCGACTTGCATGTGTTAAGCACGCCGCCAGCGTTCGTCCTGAGCCAGGATCAAACTCTCCAAACAAAAACTCCTCGATAACGAGGCGAATTTACAATCAGAGATACCTGACAAGACGCCAATAACTGGCATCATAAAAACGACCACACCCACACACGGGGAGTGCTAGGCGTGGTCAAAAAAACAACAACAAAAAATGAAACCACCAAACACACTATTGAGTTCTCAAGCAACACACTCGCTCGGTGCTGCCCGCTTCGGGGCAACCCTGCCAGCTTAATACAGATCCAACGACCGAGTCAAGATCTGGTTTGAACCTTCTCGTGACCAGGTGTCACTTCCGGTCGGAGCCGGTTAGGGCCCCGCCGCAACTGCCTACGAGCATACCCTTTCGATCTCGGCGCCGAGACTGCCCAGGTTCTCCACGAACAGCGGATAGCCGCGATCGATGTGGAACACGTCGTGAACCTCGGTGTCACCGTCGGCGACCAGCCCGGCCAGCACCAAGCCAGCGCCGGCCCGGATGTCCGAACACCACACGGGCGCGCTCGAGAGTTGCCGCAGACCCCGCACAACGGCGTGGTGCCCGTCGGTGCGGGCATCTGCGCCAAGCCGGATCATCTCTTCAACGAACCGAAACCGGGCCTCGAACACGTTCTCGGTGATCATCGAGGTGCCGTCGGCGATCGATGCCAACGCAATCGCCATCGGTTGCAAATCGGTCGGAAACCCTGGAAATGGCAGGGTGGCGACGTTGACCGCCTTCGGCCGCTCGTATTGGGTCACCCGGAAGCTGTCTTCAGTCTGGGTGACGGTGGCACCCGCATCGTGCAACTTGTGCAGCACTACCTGGAGGTGTGCCGGATCTACGCCAGTCACCGATATGTCCCCGCGCGTCATCGCCGCGGCGATGCCCCATGTCGCGCCAACGATGCGGTCGCCGATCACCCGGTGCTCGGTGGGATAGAGCCGCGGAACACCGGTGATCGTCATGGTCGGTGAACCCGCGCCCTCGACCTGGGCGCCCATCTGGTTCAACATCGTGCACAGATCGACCACGTCGGGTTCTCGCGCCGCGTTGTGGATGGTGGTAACGCCCTCAGCGACGACCGCGGCCATCAGGATGTTCTCGGTGGCTCCGACAGACGGAAATTCCAGCTGAATCTCCGCGCCACGCAACGTCTCTGCCTGTGCAACCACACACCCATGCTCGATATTGCAGTGGGCACCCAACTGCCGCAGTCCGGCCTGGTGCATATCCAGTGGACGAGACCCGATCGCGTCGCCGCCCGGTAGCGCGACCCGCGCCCGCTTGCACCGGCCCACCAGTGGGCCGAGCACACAGACCGAGGCACGGAATTGGCGCACCGCGGCAAAGTCGGCGTCGTATTTCGGCTCGTCGGGCGAGGAAATGCGGGCCACATCCCCATCGAGTTCGACGGTGGCACCCAGGCCACGAAGTACTTCCGCCATCAATGGCACGTCGAGGATATCGGGGCAGTTGGTGATGGTGCTGGTGCCTTCGGCCAACAAAGTCGCGGCCATTAGCTTGAGCACGCTGTTCTTGGCGCCGCCAACAGCGACTTCGCCTGACAACCGGCTGCCACCAGTCACCACGAAGCGCTCCGCCACCCGCGTTAGTGTAATGAAGCGATATCGGCTTGTCAGTCAGCCAACTAGTCATCCGAGGACGGTTTTGCTCATGGCAATACACCTGACCCGCATCTATACCCGAACCGGCGACGATGGCACGACGGGATTGAGCGACTTCTCGCGGGTCGCCAAGAACGACTCCCGCTTGGTGGCATATGCAGACTGCGACGAAGCCAACTCGGCGATCGGCGTGGCCATCGCCTTGGGTCAGCCCGACGAAGAAATCACTGCGGTATTGCAGCAGATCCAGAACGACTTGTTTGACGCTGGTGCCGACTTGTCGACTCCGGTAAAAGATCCGGCGGACGATCCCGAACGTCCGCCGTTGCGCATCACCCAGGCCCAGGTCGA
It includes:
- a CDS encoding cob(I)yrinic acid a,c-diamide adenosyltransferase, whose amino-acid sequence is MAIHLTRIYTRTGDDGTTGLSDFSRVAKNDSRLVAYADCDEANSAIGVAIALGQPDEEITAVLQQIQNDLFDAGADLSTPVKDPADDPERPPLRITQAQVDRLEEWCDSYNEHLPALNSFVLPGGSPLSALLHVARTVVRRAERSAWTAVETAPQQVSTMPAKYLNRLSDLLFILARAANPNGDVLWKPGGGAPNKG
- the murA gene encoding UDP-N-acetylglucosamine 1-carboxyvinyltransferase, with translation MAERFVVTGGSRLSGEVAVGGAKNSVLKLMAATLLAEGTSTITNCPDILDVPLMAEVLRGLGATVELDGDVARISSPDEPKYDADFAAVRQFRASVCVLGPLVGRCKRARVALPGGDAIGSRPLDMHQAGLRQLGAHCNIEHGCVVAQAETLRGAEIQLEFPSVGATENILMAAVVAEGVTTIHNAAREPDVVDLCTMLNQMGAQVEGAGSPTMTITGVPRLYPTEHRVIGDRIVGATWGIAAAMTRGDISVTGVDPAHLQVVLHKLHDAGATVTQTEDSFRVTQYERPKAVNVATLPFPGFPTDLQPMAIALASIADGTSMITENVFEARFRFVEEMIRLGADARTDGHHAVVRGLRQLSSAPVWCSDIRAGAGLVLAGLVADGDTEVHDVFHIDRGYPLFVENLGSLGAEIERVCS